The proteins below are encoded in one region of Deltaproteobacteria bacterium:
- a CDS encoding methyl-accepting chemotaxis protein, whose product MENKKAFRRRNYFIKKKFQIDFSIKFLIIIVIEAVLAIGLFLYLSKGTLTTGYLGSELKIASTYDFFLPMLLFSNLIIVVATGIIGIAALIFLSHRLAGPLYRFEKALGDLSKGDLAQRFKLREKDQFMELQNSINELANVMDMNVGAIKSGIAGISKLVSEMQAAAASNPSAKEDMASRLPEISKKLQDLKETADYFKTSSRQL is encoded by the coding sequence ATGGAAAATAAAAAAGCCTTTAGGCGCAGAAATTATTTTATTAAAAAGAAGTTTCAGATAGATTTTTCCATCAAGTTCCTCATTATTATAGTCATAGAGGCTGTTCTTGCAATAGGGCTTTTTCTGTATCTGTCAAAAGGCACTCTGACAACCGGATATTTAGGCTCAGAGCTCAAAATAGCCAGCACATACGATTTTTTCCTTCCTATGCTGCTTTTTTCAAATCTCATAATAGTCGTGGCGACAGGCATTATCGGCATAGCTGCGCTCATATTTTTATCGCATAGACTTGCCGGACCGTTATACCGCTTTGAAAAGGCTCTGGGCGATTTAAGCAAAGGCGACCTGGCTCAGAGATTCAAATTGAGAGAAAAAGACCAATTTATGGAATTGCAAAACAGCATCAATGAACTGGCAAACGTCATGGATATGAATGTGGGCGCCATAAAGTCCGGGATTGCCGGTATTTCAAAATTAGTTTCAGAAATGCAGGCCGCTGCGGCGTCAAACCCTTCTGCTAAAGAAGATATGGCCTCCCGATTGCCGGAGATATCTAAAAAACTTCAAGATTTAAAAGAGACTGCCGATTATTTCAAAACCTCAAGCCGCCAATTGTGA